Below is a window of Brachyspira hampsonii DNA.
ATTACATACAACTCCATTTTAAATTAGATGTTTTAATTATAAAAGGCATACCACCCAAATATTGATTAGATTAATAATATTGATTATAATTTCATATTTTTGTTTAATTATAAATAATGATATATTATAAATTTAGCTTTGCGTGCATAGTGATGATTTAAAATATAAAAAAGCTGATTAATTTTTAATTAATTATTTTTAAACATATAATAACTTACCGTTTTTCTACATTGTGCAGATTGTAAAATTAAAAATACTTGTATTAGTGCTGTAATAACAGATGAATTTATGAATGTAATGAGTATTAAAATTGCAGTATGAATGATAAATCTTTAAGTGTTTGGAGTTAAAATAATATTGAAAAAAATATAAGTTCTATTTATACTAGTTTAATAAATATAATAAATGAGGGATTTTTATGACAGTTCAGGAAGAATATTTTCAAAAATTATCTTTAGTTTTAAAAGAAAAGTTTAATAAAAAAGGCTTTGCTTTTGATAGTTTTAGTAATAAGGAAGAGGCAAAAAAGTTTGTATTATCTCTTATAAAAGAAAATGATACTATAACATTTGGAGGAAGTACTTCTGTTAATCAAATGGGTATATTGGAAGATTTAAAAGGATATAAAAATTTTATTGACAGAAACAATAAAGAATTAAAATCAGAAGCAGAGATAAAAGCATTTACAAGCGATGTTTATTTATGTTCTGCCAATGCAATAACAAAAAATGGTGATATTGTATCTACAGACGGAGGCGGAAACAGAGTTGCTGCCACTATT
It encodes the following:
- a CDS encoding lactate utilization protein; this translates as MTVQEEYFQKLSLVLKEKFNKKGFAFDSFSNKEEAKKFVLSLIKENDTITFGGSTSVNQMGILEDLKGYKNFIDRNNKELKSEAEIKAFTSDVYLCSANAITKNGDIVSTDGGGNRVAATIYGPKKVFLIVGRNKVCNTVEDAIKRVRSIAAGENSVRFKVDNPCCTGDMICDEENCDIENRLCAYTIIVNKCHIKNRIHIIFIDEELGF